A stretch of Henckelia pumila isolate YLH828 chromosome 4, ASM3356847v2, whole genome shotgun sequence DNA encodes these proteins:
- the LOC140863302 gene encoding uncharacterized protein codes for MALIIPSHLKFKPPNFLQQQKNLHFDSRVEVFSAKRSTNTILTSRNHCLPHKFTNPSGVRRFSVLTRACSDGDGVEVFAAKEQAFASDVDISKDSLSCSNDGYIAMFVRMLGLDNDRQDREQAVVTLWKYSLGGKEFVDNIMRFSGTVNLIVNLLKSDSDSACEAAAGLLRVISAINVYRDLVAESAAVEEMTGLLRRSPLSSEVKEQSICTLWNLSVDEKVRARITRSEILPLLVKFLEDEDLRVNEAAGGVLANLALSHSEHDIMIEAGVIPKLAKFLKLELEESKVIRKVARNALLEFAKDEYNRILVMEEGIVLVPLIGTAAYKSFRPALYAWPSLPDGTKIEQTSKGPSKYGASELLLGLNVQGKNIDLDEAKTNALVGRTQQQFLARIGAIEMEDDNKSDKHCNSNERFTLLPCIDGVARLVLILGLEDESAIARAARSIADASINEYMRISFMEAGALKFLVQLINHSSDTIRLAVLQALDKLSISNDVCQKIEAEGVLHPLINLLRHSKLETSQSLIARILSILTRILDPNKEITLKFYNGTVDDSKDGLDETGNSIPDEGNDTVSSKSSSSGQTVDLRELVDSTVFTSLVDIMKTSNPNLQRKALSIVEFITMIKPCVEKLILADIESGLEAVFRQKSLTETEDDARGEQPELNSLELEEAGQAVSAASRLLTRLLDHNHFRQTVNSPHFTELLRTIIVSNAPLNYKDWVAASLVKLSSLSGRYSGFENPISTEVTLYETIPRLIQQIQSSFYPEVQEAAVLELNRIISEGLIDSTRAVASEGGIFALVKLMENGGDRAKEASLAILYSLGMNSENHAVIVAAGAVPVLKKIVLSQGSQWTRALHLLRTLPT; via the exons GATGTTGACATTTCAAAGGACAGCTTATCCTGCTCGAATGATGGTTATATCGCTATGTTTGTTCGGATGCTAGGTTTGGATAATGATCGTCAAGATAGAGAACAAGCTGTTGTGACACTGTGGAAGTACTCGCTTGGTGGCAAGGAGTTTGTTGACAACATCATGAGATTTAGTGGCACTGTAAATCTCATTGTTAACCTTCTAAAATCAGACTCTGATTCTGCATGTGAAGCAGCTGCTGGTCTTTTACGGGTTATATCCGCGATTAATGTCTATCGAGATTTAGTTGCTGAGAGTGCTGCAGTAGAAGAGATGACTGGCCTATTGAGACGATCTCCCTTGTCATCTGAG GTGAAGGAGCAAAGTATATGTACTTTGTGGAACTTGTCTGTAGATGAGAAGGTTAGAGCGAGAATTACCAGGTCCGAGATCCTGCCTCTACTTGTCAAGTTCTTGGAGGACGAGGATTTGAGAGTTAACGAGGCTGCTGGTGGAGTTTTGGCTAACTTGGCATTGAGCCACTCGGAACATGATATAATGATTGAAGCAGGTGTTATTCCTAAACTG GCAAAATTCTTGAAGCTTGAGCTTGAAGAATCTAAAGTCATCAGAAAGGTAGCGAGAAATGCTTTGTTGGAATTTGCTAAAGATGAGTATAATAGGATACTTGTTATGGAGGAGGGTATAGTTTTGGTCCCTTTGATTGGGACAGCTGCCTACAAGTCTTTCAGACCGGCCTTGTACGCATGGCCTTCTTTGCCCGATGGTACAAAGATTGAACAGACATCAAAAGGTCCTTCTAAATATGGTGCTTCAGAACTACTGCTTGGATTAAATGTTCAGGGAAAAAATATCGATTTGGATGAGGCAAAGACTAATGCTTTAGTGGGACGGACACAACAGCAGTTTCTTGCCCGTATAGGTGCAATAGAAATGGAAGATGATAATAAATCTGACAAACATTGCAATTCAAATGAGAGGTTTACTCTCTTGCCATGTATAGATGGTGTTGCTCGATTGGTTTTAATTCTCGGACTTGAAGATGAGTCAGCTATTGCTAGAGCTGCAAGGTCTATTGCCGATGCATCCATCAATGAATATATGCGGATTTCATTTATGGAAGCGGGTGCTCTCAAGTTTCTTGTTCAGTTAATTAATCATTCAAGTGACACTATTAGATTGGCCGTACTTCAAGCCTTGGACAAGCTGTCCATCAG CAATGATGTATGCCAGAAAATTGAAGCAGAAGGCGTTTTGCATCCTCTAATAAATTTGCTGCGGCATTCTAAGTTGGAGACATCTCAGAGCTTAATTGCAAGG ATTCTGAGTATTCTTACTCGTATTTTGGACCCCAACAAAGAAATAACGTTGAAG TTTTACAATGGAACAGTGGATGATTCAAAAGATGGATTGGATGAGACTGGGAATTCAATACCAGATGAGGGGAATGACACGGTGTCATCAAAGTCGTCCTCCAG TGGGCAGACTGTTGATTTACGTGAGCTTGTTGATTCCACTGTCTTTACTTCCCTAGTGGACATAAtgaagacatcaaatccaaatTTACAGAGAAAAGCTTTGTCAATCGTAGAGTTTATTACCATGATCAAACCTTGTGTGGAAAAGCTCATCTTGGCAGACATTGAATCTGGTCTAGAAGCAGTTTTTCGACAAAAATCTTTGACAG AAACCGAAGACGACGCCCGGGGTGAACAGCCTGAACTAAACTCCCTGGAACTTGAAGAAGCTGGCCAAGCAGTATCTGCAGCATCCAGATTGCTCACTCGATTGCTAGACCACAACCACTTTCGCCAAACCGTAAATTCTCCCCATTTCACGGAGCTACTTCGCACCATCATCGTATCTAACGCCCCTCTTAATTATAAAGACTGGGTCGCGGCATCCCTTGTTAAACTCAGCTCATTATCAGGGCGTTACTCAGGCTTTGAGAACCCGATAAGTACAGAAGTAACTCTTTACGAGACAATCCCAAGATTGATACAACAGATCCAAAGTTCATTCTACCCTGAAGTCCAAGAAGCTGCTGTTTTAGAGCTCAACAGGATAATATCAGAAGGTTTGATAGATTCTACCCGAGCTGTCGCTTCGGAAGGTGGGATTTTTGCATTGGTGAAGTTGATGGAAAACGGTGGTGACCGAGCCAAGGAGGCGAGCTTAGCGATTCTTTATAGTTTAGGAATGAATAGTGAGAACCATGCAGTGATTGTAGCAGCCGGGGCGGTTCCAGTCTTGAAGAAAATCGTGCTTTCTCAAGGGTCACAGTGGACGCGCGCCCTTCATCTGCTTAGAACTTTGCCTACATAG